One region of Sphingomonas kaistensis genomic DNA includes:
- a CDS encoding DnaJ domain-containing protein has product MINHYRTLGVDPQAETVVIRGAYLALIRRYHPDKGGDEADPARAQAVTAAWDVLRDPERRAAYDESRQARFQPEGGSIVGPAVLMTGNRVRGGAAGRNLFLLLAAGTLGLGWWALGQPQFAPPVQVAAPASGPAVGAAPPEPVVRPVDDERSARRQAEVEEEQPPLPDLRREPDVDTPVVLPPLPVKDPVRMPVRTADAQPPVRRAAAVERAPAVARVPSKAPAEERPVVAKAAAVPAPARVDLAPLERHLQLLTDQSFRFGTPAKRSRVISSREPFLAKLRNCDSDACKRDAYLRRNAEIGDIMRN; this is encoded by the coding sequence ATGATCAATCATTATCGAACCCTCGGGGTGGACCCGCAGGCCGAGACGGTGGTGATCCGCGGCGCTTACCTGGCGCTGATCCGCCGTTATCATCCGGACAAGGGGGGCGACGAAGCCGATCCGGCGCGGGCCCAGGCGGTCACCGCGGCGTGGGACGTGCTGCGCGATCCCGAGCGCCGGGCCGCCTATGACGAATCGCGGCAGGCGCGTTTCCAGCCCGAGGGCGGCAGCATCGTCGGTCCCGCCGTGCTCATGACCGGAAACCGGGTGCGGGGCGGTGCCGCCGGGCGCAACCTGTTTTTGCTGCTGGCCGCCGGGACGCTTGGGCTCGGCTGGTGGGCGCTGGGACAGCCGCAATTCGCACCGCCGGTTCAGGTCGCTGCGCCGGCCAGCGGTCCGGCCGTCGGGGCCGCGCCGCCCGAGCCGGTCGTTCGTCCGGTCGACGATGAAAGATCGGCACGGCGCCAGGCCGAAGTCGAGGAGGAGCAGCCGCCGCTGCCCGACCTGCGCCGCGAGCCCGACGTCGACACCCCGGTGGTCCTGCCGCCCTTGCCGGTGAAGGATCCGGTGCGGATGCCGGTCAGGACCGCCGACGCGCAGCCGCCGGTCCGCCGCGCTGCTGCCGTGGAGCGCGCCCCGGCCGTCGCGAGGGTTCCAAGTAAGGCGCCAGCGGAAGAACGCCCGGTGGTCGCGAAGGCCGCGGCGGTGCCGGCGCCGGCGAGGGTCGACCTCGCCCCGCTGGAACGGCACCTGCAACTGCTGACCGACCAGAGCTTCCGCTTCGGCACGCCGGCCAAGCGGAGCCGGGTGATTTCGTCGCGCGAGCCCTTTCTGGCAAAGCTGCGCAACTGCGACAGCGATGCCTGCAAGCGTGACGCCTACCTCCGCCGGAACGCGGAGATAGGCGACATCATGCGCAATTGA
- a CDS encoding outer membrane protein, whose protein sequence is MIRRPLAASLLAASFAVLAATPAAAQTSGGWSGPYVGGQIGAGFLVKDNARTEFDINRDGRFGDTVSTATGANAFSPGFCGGTATSTAPGTGCDRSERELEGGIHAGFDAELGGVVVGVVGEYDRHNIKDSVSAFSTTPAFYTLTRTLRSSYGARARAGVAITPATLLYATGGVVRGSFRQSFATSNTANAFAITDTKTKGWGYRAGGGIEQKLGSNFSVGALYLYSSIKDDDSAISVTQGTAPATNPFVLANPSGTVIRRTDRFESHSLKLTGSLRF, encoded by the coding sequence ATGATCCGTCGCCCTCTTGCTGCAAGCCTGCTCGCAGCGTCCTTTGCCGTCCTGGCAGCCACACCCGCCGCGGCGCAGACCAGCGGCGGCTGGTCCGGCCCTTATGTCGGCGGCCAGATCGGCGCCGGCTTCCTGGTCAAGGACAATGCCCGCACCGAATTCGACATCAACCGCGACGGCCGCTTCGGCGACACCGTGTCGACCGCGACCGGCGCCAACGCCTTTTCGCCGGGCTTCTGCGGCGGCACCGCCACCTCGACCGCGCCGGGCACCGGCTGCGACCGCAGCGAGCGCGAGCTTGAAGGCGGCATCCACGCCGGCTTCGACGCCGAACTCGGCGGAGTGGTCGTCGGCGTGGTCGGCGAATATGACCGCCACAACATCAAGGACAGCGTGTCGGCCTTCTCGACCACGCCGGCCTTCTACACCCTGACCCGCACCCTGCGCAGCAGCTATGGCGCCCGCGCCCGGGCCGGCGTGGCGATCACCCCCGCGACCCTGCTCTATGCCACCGGCGGCGTGGTGCGCGGCTCGTTCCGCCAGTCGTTCGCGACCAGCAACACCGCCAACGCCTTCGCGATCACCGACACCAAGACCAAGGGCTGGGGCTATCGCGCCGGCGGCGGCATCGAGCAGAAGCTCGGCAGCAACTTCTCGGTCGGCGCGCTCTATCTCTATTCGTCGATCAAGGACGACGACAGCGCGATCTCGGTGACCCAGGGCACCGCCCCGGCGACCAACCCGTTCGTGCTCGCCAATCCGTCGGGAACGGTGATCCGCCGCACCGACCGCTTCGAAAGCCACTCGCTGAAGCTGACCGGAAGCCTGCGCTTCTAA
- a CDS encoding aspartate kinase, with the protein MARIVMKFGGTSMAGMERIRAVAERVRREVEAGNEVAVVVSAMAGETDRLVQMCREAAPLYDPREYDVVVASGEQVTSGLLAITLQGMGVKARSYMGWQLPIRASGHVSALIETIDVSVLDRAFAAGGVAVIPGFQGVTGDNELATLGRGGSDTSAVALAVAMKADRCDIYTDVDGVYTTDPRIVPRAAKIDIITYEEMLELASVGAKVLQTRSVGLAMRFNMPLQVLSSFEDRPGTIIAGEEAVEERNMERNIITGIAHDLNEARITLRGLPDRPGAVAAIFRPLAAANINVDMIVQSVARAGEPSDLTFTVPTASLPETVAELEKVRQEAGFADILTDTDVVKISAVGVGMRSNAGIAAKMFDTLAERGINLLAITTSEIKVSVLIPEAYTELAVRVLHTAFGLDQERAA; encoded by the coding sequence ATGGCCCGCATCGTGATGAAATTCGGCGGGACTTCCATGGCCGGGATGGAGCGGATCCGCGCCGTCGCGGAGCGCGTGCGGCGCGAGGTCGAAGCCGGCAACGAGGTGGCGGTGGTCGTCTCGGCGATGGCCGGCGAAACCGACCGGCTGGTGCAGATGTGCCGCGAGGCCGCCCCGCTGTACGACCCGCGCGAATATGACGTGGTGGTCGCCAGCGGCGAGCAGGTGACCAGCGGCCTGCTTGCGATCACGCTGCAGGGGATGGGGGTCAAGGCGCGCAGCTACATGGGCTGGCAGTTGCCGATCCGCGCGTCGGGCCACGTCAGCGCGCTGATCGAGACGATCGATGTCAGCGTGCTCGACCGCGCCTTCGCGGCAGGCGGGGTGGCGGTGATCCCGGGCTTCCAGGGCGTGACCGGCGACAATGAACTGGCGACGCTGGGCCGCGGCGGTTCCGACACGTCGGCGGTGGCGCTGGCGGTGGCGATGAAGGCCGACCGCTGCGACATCTACACCGACGTCGACGGGGTCTACACCACCGACCCGCGCATCGTCCCGCGTGCCGCCAAGATCGACATCATCACCTACGAGGAGATGCTCGAACTGGCCTCGGTCGGGGCCAAGGTGCTGCAGACCCGCTCGGTCGGGCTGGCGATGCGCTTCAACATGCCGCTGCAGGTACTGTCCTCGTTCGAGGACCGGCCGGGAACGATCATCGCCGGGGAAGAGGCGGTCGAGGAACGAAACATGGAACGCAACATCATCACGGGCATTGCCCACGATCTCAACGAAGCGCGGATCACGCTGCGCGGGCTGCCCGACCGGCCGGGCGCGGTGGCGGCGATCTTCCGCCCGCTGGCCGCCGCCAACATCAACGTCGACATGATCGTCCAGTCGGTGGCGCGGGCGGGCGAGCCGAGCGACCTCACCTTCACGGTGCCGACCGCAAGCCTGCCGGAGACGGTCGCCGAGCTGGAGAAGGTCAGGCAGGAGGCGGGCTTCGCCGATATCCTGACCGACACCGACGTGGTGAAGATCAGCGCGGTCGGCGTGGGGATGCGGAGCAACGCCGGTATCGCGGCCAAGATGTTCGACACGCTGGCCGAGCGGGGGATCAACCTCCTTGCGATCACCACCAGCGAGATCAAGGTCAGCGTGCTGATCCCGGAAGCCTATACCGAGCTTGCGGTCCGCGTGCTGCACACCGCCTTCGGGCTTGACCAGGAGCGTGCCGCGTGA
- a CDS encoding NAD(P)H-dependent flavin oxidoreductase — translation MARGAEFLGTRYAILGGAMSWVSERNLVAAISNAGGFGVIACGAMNPELLDTEIAETKKRTDKPFGVNLITMHPQLNELIEVCGRHKVGHIVLAGGLPPSGAIDRIKATGAKLIAFAPALSLAKKLIRSGADAIVIEGMEAGGHIGPVSTSVLAQEILPHVAGDIPVFVAGGIGRGEAIAAYLEMGASGVQLGTRFVCATESIAHENFKKAFIRASARDAVPSIQIDPRLPVIPVRALKNKETERFAAKQREIAEQLDGKALEMAEAQLQIEHYWAGALRRAVIDGDVETGSVMAGQSVGMVKSEQPTAEIIAELVAEAEAALERRS, via the coding sequence ATGGCGCGCGGCGCCGAATTCCTTGGCACGCGTTACGCCATCCTTGGCGGGGCGATGAGCTGGGTTTCCGAGCGCAACCTTGTCGCGGCGATCAGCAATGCCGGCGGGTTCGGCGTGATCGCCTGCGGGGCGATGAATCCCGAGCTGCTCGATACCGAGATCGCCGAGACGAAGAAGCGCACGGACAAGCCGTTCGGGGTCAACCTCATCACCATGCACCCGCAATTGAATGAGCTGATCGAGGTGTGCGGGCGGCACAAGGTCGGCCACATCGTGCTGGCGGGCGGGCTTCCGCCAAGCGGCGCGATCGACCGGATCAAGGCGACCGGCGCCAAGCTGATCGCCTTTGCACCGGCGCTGAGCCTGGCCAAGAAGCTGATCCGCTCGGGCGCCGACGCCATCGTGATCGAGGGCATGGAAGCGGGCGGGCATATCGGTCCGGTCTCGACCAGCGTGCTGGCGCAGGAAATCCTGCCGCATGTCGCGGGCGACATTCCGGTGTTCGTGGCGGGCGGGATTGGCCGGGGCGAGGCGATCGCGGCCTATCTGGAGATGGGCGCGTCGGGCGTGCAGCTTGGCACCCGCTTCGTCTGCGCGACCGAGAGCATCGCCCACGAGAACTTCAAGAAGGCGTTCATCCGCGCCAGCGCGCGCGACGCGGTGCCGAGCATCCAGATCGATCCGCGCCTTCCGGTGATCCCGGTGCGTGCGCTCAAGAACAAGGAAACCGAGCGCTTTGCCGCCAAGCAGCGCGAGATCGCCGAGCAGCTCGACGGCAAGGCGCTGGAGATGGCCGAGGCGCAGCTGCAGATCGAGCATTATTGGGCGGGCGCATTGCGTCGCGCGGTGATCGACGGCGACGTCGAGACCGGCAGCGTAATGGCCGGCCAGTCGGTCGGGATGGTCAAGAGCGAGCAGCCGACCGCCGAGATCATCGCCGAACTGGTGGCCGAGGCCGAGGCCGCGCTCGAGCGGCGGTCCTGA
- a CDS encoding tetratricopeptide repeat protein → MKHTLILGLAALTLTVPAAAQKQQPSPEDRIYRLERQTRQLQRQVFPKGQPADTAGFDDSPAASQVVVVALSNRIDALERQLAESTRLAEENGNRVATLETEIARMRTDLDARLRAIENGGAAPQPAAAGASETAEAATTPAAPVRTVEAAPLPRPVRTGDATADGEAAYDAGYQLWLQKRYPQAVTALKSMATTFPGHRRVSWANNLAGRALLDSGQPRAAAEALLANYRGNPKGERAADSLFYLGEALVALKQPAQACKAYAELEEVYGGSMRADLQRLLPPAKTRARC, encoded by the coding sequence ATGAAGCACACTCTTATTCTGGGCCTCGCGGCCCTGACCCTCACCGTCCCCGCCGCCGCCCAGAAGCAGCAACCGTCGCCGGAAGACCGGATCTATCGCCTCGAGCGGCAGACCCGCCAACTGCAGCGGCAGGTATTCCCCAAGGGTCAGCCGGCCGACACCGCGGGCTTCGACGATTCCCCCGCCGCCAGCCAGGTGGTGGTGGTCGCACTCTCCAACCGGATCGACGCGCTGGAACGACAGCTAGCGGAATCGACTCGGCTGGCCGAGGAGAATGGCAACCGCGTCGCAACGCTGGAGACCGAGATCGCGCGGATGCGGACCGACCTCGACGCCCGGCTTCGCGCGATCGAGAATGGCGGCGCCGCTCCGCAGCCGGCAGCGGCTGGCGCCAGCGAGACCGCCGAAGCCGCGACGACGCCGGCCGCTCCGGTCCGCACCGTCGAGGCTGCACCGCTGCCCCGCCCCGTGCGCACCGGCGATGCGACGGCCGACGGGGAAGCGGCTTATGACGCCGGCTATCAGTTGTGGCTGCAGAAGCGCTATCCGCAGGCGGTGACCGCGCTGAAGTCGATGGCGACCACCTTCCCGGGCCATCGCCGGGTGAGCTGGGCCAACAACCTTGCCGGCCGTGCCTTGCTCGACAGCGGCCAGCCGCGCGCCGCGGCCGAGGCGCTGCTGGCCAATTACCGCGGCAATCCCAAGGGCGAGCGCGCCGCCGACAGCCTGTTCTACCTCGGTGAAGCGCTGGTCGCGCTGAAGCAGCCGGCGCAGGCGTGCAAGGCTTATGCCGAGCTCGAGGAAGTCTATGGCGGGTCGATGCGCGCCGACCTGCAGCGGCTGTTGCCGCCGGCCAAGACCCGGGCCCGCTGCTGA
- the tilS gene encoding tRNA lysidine(34) synthetase TilS yields the protein MSAAVPADAGTRLAAALDRLVPDGNLGLAVSGGPDSLALLLLAAEVRPGRVRAATVDHALRPDSAGEAAMVAGLCAGLGVPHDILTVTVGAGASLQAQARAARYAALGEWAARAGLSAVATAHHADDQAETLLMRLARGSGLGGLAGIRETAEIGGCRVVRPLLTMRKAALAQIVDAAGWTPVLDPANDDPRHERTRVRHLLASVDWLDAERLARSAAALGEANQAVEAAVEQARHDHLVLTADGIMLRELDLVPREVRRRLLLSALALVETVPSGPELDRMMAALESGRAATVGLAKVSPATGGGWRIECAPPRRQLHP from the coding sequence ATGTCCGCCGCCGTCCCGGCCGACGCCGGGACGCGGCTTGCGGCGGCCCTCGATCGCCTTGTTCCCGATGGCAACCTCGGGCTCGCCGTGTCCGGCGGGCCGGACAGCCTCGCGCTGCTGCTGCTCGCCGCCGAGGTGCGGCCGGGCCGGGTTCGGGCGGCGACGGTCGATCACGCGCTGCGGCCCGACAGCGCCGGGGAAGCGGCGATGGTGGCAGGCCTTTGCGCCGGCCTCGGCGTGCCCCATGATATCCTGACCGTGACCGTCGGCGCCGGCGCCAGCCTGCAGGCCCAGGCGCGCGCGGCGCGTTATGCGGCACTTGGCGAATGGGCGGCGCGCGCGGGGCTGTCGGCGGTGGCGACCGCCCACCATGCCGACGACCAGGCCGAGACGCTGCTGATGCGGCTTGCCCGGGGAAGCGGGCTGGGCGGCCTTGCCGGCATCCGCGAGACGGCGGAGATCGGCGGCTGCCGCGTGGTCCGGCCGTTGCTCACGATGCGCAAGGCCGCTCTGGCGCAGATCGTCGACGCGGCCGGGTGGACCCCGGTGCTGGATCCGGCGAACGACGACCCGCGCCATGAACGGACGCGGGTGCGGCACTTGCTGGCCTCGGTCGACTGGCTCGATGCCGAGCGGCTGGCGCGCAGCGCGGCGGCGCTGGGCGAGGCCAACCAGGCCGTCGAGGCGGCGGTCGAGCAGGCGCGGCACGATCACCTCGTCTTGACCGCCGACGGCATCATGCTGCGCGAGCTCGACCTGGTGCCTCGCGAAGTCCGCCGGCGCCTGCTGCTGTCCGCGCTGGCGCTGGTCGAGACCGTTCCGAGCGGTCCCGAGCTCGACCGGATGATGGCGGCGCTGGAGTCGGGCAGAGCGGCGACGGTCGGGCTGGCCAAGGTGTCCCCGGCCACCGGCGGCGGGTGGCGGATCGAATGCGCGCCCCCGCGACGCCAACTGCATCCATAA
- the ubiG gene encoding bifunctional 2-polyprenyl-6-hydroxyphenol methylase/3-demethylubiquinol 3-O-methyltransferase UbiG: MAETSTSIRPGEGSTGAGSIKASEAAHFGAMAADWWDPRGSSAMLHKLNPVRLGFIREAIDHHFASDERALRPLDGKAALDVGCGAGLLAEPLARLGAHVTGIDAAPELIEAARTHAGMTGLAIRYVAGEVAALDGQFDLVTALEVIEHVADPASFVRALADRLAPGGLLVMSTPARTAWSRLLTITLAEGTGRIPRGTHDYDQFLSPEQLGALLAQAGLAVTATRGIAFTPGRGLHLSQDLSLNYLVAATRA, translated from the coding sequence ATGGCCGAAACAAGCACGAGCATCCGACCCGGCGAAGGCTCCACCGGAGCTGGCAGCATCAAGGCGTCCGAAGCCGCCCACTTCGGCGCGATGGCCGCCGACTGGTGGGACCCCAGGGGCAGTTCGGCCATGCTGCACAAGCTGAACCCGGTCCGCCTCGGCTTCATCCGGGAGGCGATCGACCATCATTTCGCGTCCGACGAACGCGCGCTTCGCCCGCTCGACGGCAAGGCCGCGCTTGATGTCGGTTGCGGTGCCGGGTTGCTCGCCGAACCGCTCGCGCGGCTGGGTGCCCATGTCACCGGCATCGATGCCGCCCCCGAACTGATCGAGGCCGCCCGCACCCATGCCGGCATGACTGGCCTCGCGATCCGCTACGTCGCGGGTGAAGTCGCGGCGCTCGACGGCCAGTTCGACCTCGTCACGGCCCTGGAGGTGATCGAGCATGTCGCCGACCCGGCCTCCTTCGTCCGCGCGCTGGCCGATCGCCTCGCGCCCGGCGGCCTGCTGGTGATGAGCACGCCTGCCCGCACCGCCTGGTCGCGGCTGCTCACCATCACGCTTGCCGAAGGAACAGGGCGGATCCCGCGCGGGACCCATGATTACGACCAGTTCCTCAGCCCTGAACAACTTGGCGCCTTGCTCGCGCAGGCCGGGCTTGCGGTCACCGCCACCCGCGGGATCGCCTTCACGCCGGGCCGCGGGCTGCACCTCAGCCAGGACCTCAGCCTCAACTACCTCGTCGCCGCCACCCGCGCCTGA
- a CDS encoding helix-turn-helix domain-containing protein translates to MDEVTSETGTVGEQLRGAREREGITLEDVAARTRIPTRHLQSLEDGEWDKLPAPMYTIGFAKSYAGMVGLDRGAIGDALKLEMGAGALAARPEAQVFEPADPARVMPRWLVLLALVALVAVAAAFLWNRNRTLSADDSPVAEAEAPATAPAAAPGAAPAPAATAGGPVVITANEAAWIQVSERGGATLFQGELASGQSYEVPATATAPVLRTGRPQAIRISVGTADAPAVGEADRTVSNVSLLGPDLMRGPAATPAAPPASPAR, encoded by the coding sequence ATGGATGAAGTCACCAGCGAAACCGGCACGGTCGGAGAGCAGCTGCGCGGCGCGCGCGAGCGCGAAGGCATTACGCTCGAGGACGTCGCGGCGCGGACCCGGATCCCGACCCGCCACCTGCAGAGCCTCGAGGACGGTGAGTGGGACAAGCTCCCCGCGCCGATGTACACGATCGGCTTTGCCAAGAGCTATGCCGGGATGGTCGGGCTCGACCGGGGGGCGATCGGCGACGCGCTGAAGCTGGAGATGGGCGCCGGTGCGCTGGCCGCCCGGCCCGAGGCGCAGGTGTTCGAGCCGGCCGACCCGGCCCGCGTGATGCCGCGCTGGCTGGTGCTCCTGGCGCTGGTCGCGCTGGTCGCGGTCGCCGCCGCTTTCCTGTGGAACCGCAACCGCACGCTGAGCGCCGACGACAGCCCGGTCGCCGAGGCCGAGGCGCCCGCAACGGCTCCCGCAGCCGCGCCCGGCGCTGCCCCTGCACCGGCCGCGACGGCGGGTGGGCCGGTGGTGATCACCGCCAATGAGGCCGCCTGGATCCAGGTCAGCGAACGCGGCGGCGCCACCCTGTTCCAGGGCGAGCTCGCCTCGGGCCAGAGCTACGAGGTGCCGGCAACCGCCACCGCCCCGGTGCTTCGGACCGGGCGCCCGCAGGCGATCCGGATATCGGTCGGGACCGCCGACGCGCCGGCGGTCGGCGAAGCGGACCGGACGGTCAGCAACGTCTCGCTGCTCGGCCCCGACCTGATGCGTGGCCCGGCTGCAACGCCCGCCGCGCCCCCTGCCTCGCCAGCGCGCTAG
- the ptsP gene encoding phosphoenolpyruvate--protein phosphotransferase, with protein MPLTAANSAREILTGLHQLMARRGSAQAKLDLTVDLIADAMGSEVCSIYLLRDQSLELFATHGLNKEAVHVTRLSPGQGLVGTIAAEGRILNLAEASTHPAFAYRPETGEDRFHSFAGVPIIFRERSVGVLAVQHADPRAYADIEIEALQTVAMVLSELIAGARLTDGTARRGGQREGMVRLAGLKLVSGMARGTAVFHEPRVVVEHTVADDPELERSRVISAFAKMRTQIENMTREAEFGTAGEHQEILETYKMFAYDEGWVRRINLAIDSGLTAEAAIERVQQRTRARMLEIDDPILKERMHDLEDLSNRLMRIVSGRMGTAAQTGLPSDSVLIARSLGPAELLEYDRRRLKAVVLEEGSLTAHVTIVARAMGVPVIGRVKDIGTTAAEGDSVLVDGNQGSLVVRPTRAVTSAFETRMAMGQKRRAEFAAIRSLPPVSKDGVRATLMVNAGLAEDAGALDATGADGIGLFRTEFQFLVSAALPGRDAQYRLYRQVLEAAGDRPVVFRTLDIGGDKALPYLADATDEAENPAMGWRALRLSLDRSTLMKAQARALIEAAEGRVLRVMFPMISEPWEYEEARALFEAQVEWVRARRPGPARIEFGAMLEVPSLAEMLDQLLPRINFLSIGTNDLTQFLFAADRADPRLAERYDWLSPAILRFLRRVAREAEAAGVPVRVCGEMGGRPLEAMALMGIGINNFSITPAAIGPIKAMIRSLDVAAVRAKVEALLAKPPRDMRKTLTDWAKRHSVALG; from the coding sequence ATGCCCCTGACCGCCGCCAATTCCGCCCGCGAGATCCTGACCGGGCTTCACCAGTTGATGGCCAGGCGCGGGTCGGCGCAGGCCAAGCTCGACCTGACGGTGGACCTGATCGCCGACGCGATGGGGAGCGAGGTCTGCTCCATCTACCTGCTGCGCGATCAGTCGCTGGAATTGTTCGCGACCCACGGCCTCAACAAGGAAGCGGTGCACGTCACCCGCCTGTCGCCCGGGCAGGGGCTGGTCGGGACCATCGCCGCCGAGGGGCGGATCCTAAACCTCGCCGAGGCCAGCACCCACCCGGCTTTCGCCTATCGCCCGGAAACCGGGGAAGACCGCTTCCACAGCTTTGCCGGCGTCCCGATCATCTTCCGTGAACGCAGCGTCGGGGTGCTTGCGGTCCAGCATGCCGATCCGCGCGCTTATGCCGATATCGAGATCGAGGCGCTGCAGACGGTGGCGATGGTGCTGTCCGAACTGATCGCCGGAGCGCGGCTGACCGACGGCACCGCGCGGCGCGGCGGCCAGCGCGAGGGCATGGTGCGGCTGGCGGGCCTGAAGCTGGTGTCGGGCATGGCCCGCGGCACCGCGGTCTTCCACGAGCCGCGGGTGGTGGTCGAGCATACCGTCGCCGACGATCCCGAGCTGGAGCGCAGCCGGGTCATCTCCGCCTTCGCCAAGATGCGGACCCAGATCGAGAACATGACCCGCGAGGCCGAGTTCGGGACCGCCGGCGAGCATCAGGAGATTCTCGAGACCTACAAGATGTTCGCCTATGACGAGGGCTGGGTTCGGCGGATCAACCTCGCGATCGACAGCGGCCTGACCGCCGAGGCGGCGATCGAGCGGGTCCAGCAGCGCACTCGCGCCCGGATGCTGGAGATCGACGATCCGATCCTCAAGGAGCGGATGCACGACCTGGAGGACCTCTCCAACCGGCTGATGCGGATCGTCAGCGGGCGGATGGGAACTGCCGCGCAGACCGGCCTGCCGAGCGATTCGGTGCTGATCGCCAGGAGCCTCGGGCCGGCCGAACTGCTGGAATATGACCGCCGGCGGCTGAAGGCGGTGGTGCTGGAAGAAGGGTCGCTTACCGCCCACGTCACCATCGTCGCCCGCGCCATGGGGGTGCCGGTGATCGGCCGGGTCAAGGATATCGGGACCACCGCGGCCGAAGGCGACAGCGTGCTGGTCGACGGCAACCAGGGCAGTCTGGTGGTGCGTCCGACCCGGGCGGTGACCAGTGCGTTCGAGACCCGGATGGCGATGGGCCAGAAGCGCCGCGCCGAATTCGCCGCCATCCGCTCGCTGCCCCCGGTCAGCAAGGACGGGGTTCGTGCGACCCTGATGGTCAATGCCGGCCTCGCCGAGGATGCCGGGGCGCTCGACGCCACCGGGGCCGACGGCATCGGCCTGTTCCGGACCGAATTCCAGTTCCTGGTGTCCGCCGCGCTGCCCGGGCGCGACGCGCAATATCGGCTCTACCGGCAGGTGCTGGAGGCGGCGGGCGACCGGCCGGTGGTGTTCCGCACCCTCGACATCGGCGGCGACAAGGCGCTGCCCTACCTGGCCGACGCCACCGACGAGGCGGAGAATCCGGCGATGGGCTGGCGCGCGTTGCGCCTCAGCCTCGACCGCTCGACGCTGATGAAGGCGCAGGCCCGGGCGCTGATCGAGGCGGCCGAGGGGCGGGTGCTGCGGGTGATGTTCCCGATGATCTCCGAACCGTGGGAATATGAGGAAGCGCGCGCCCTGTTCGAAGCGCAGGTCGAGTGGGTGCGCGCACGGCGCCCGGGACCGGCGCGGATCGAATTCGGCGCGATGCTGGAAGTGCCGAGCCTGGCCGAGATGCTCGACCAGCTGCTGCCGCGCATCAATTTCCTGTCGATCGGCACCAATGACCTGACCCAGTTCCTGTTCGCCGCCGACCGCGCCGACCCGCGGCTGGCCGAGCGCTACGACTGGCTGAGCCCGGCGATCCTGCGGTTCCTCCGCCGGGTCGCGCGCGAAGCAGAAGCGGCGGGCGTTCCGGTGCGGGTGTGCGGCGAGATGGGCGGACGGCCGCTCGAGGCGATGGCCTTGATGGGGATCGGCATCAACAACTTCTCGATCACCCCGGCGGCGATCGGCCCGATCAAGGCGATGATCCGCTCGCTCGACGTCGCGGCGGTCCGCGCAAAAGTTGAGGCATTGCTCGCCAAACCGCCGCGCGACATGCGCAAGACGCTAACCGACTGGGCCAAGCGGCATTCCGTCGCACTCGGCTGA
- a CDS encoding PilZ domain-containing protein produces the protein MWSTTPAPASSDGDPPAGDGGPALPERQQRTNLFLAARLSLSGEPPRDVRVRNLSASGARIDLSRPPPTGTTLLLCRGAAEVAGEVIWSSEASCGLRFSQEIDVARWMSDRPQAAAASLREPTLAEDLALARQLVGRVEDAVSAQPAVVALLGTELQALDLLAQLLASSEKRAAGSTVPTFRRLQQAAATFLRQPPLSGG, from the coding sequence ATGTGGTCGACGACTCCCGCTCCCGCCAGCAGCGACGGGGACCCGCCGGCCGGGGACGGCGGCCCGGCCCTTCCCGAACGGCAGCAGCGCACCAACCTGTTCCTTGCCGCCCGGCTGAGCCTGTCGGGCGAACCGCCGCGGGACGTCCGGGTCCGTAACCTGAGCGCGTCGGGCGCAAGGATCGATCTCTCCCGCCCGCCGCCGACCGGCACCACCTTGTTGCTTTGCCGGGGCGCGGCGGAAGTGGCGGGGGAGGTGATCTGGAGCAGCGAGGCGAGTTGCGGCCTGCGTTTCAGCCAGGAGATCGATGTCGCCCGCTGGATGTCGGACCGGCCCCAGGCCGCTGCGGCTAGCCTGCGCGAACCGACGCTGGCCGAGGACCTCGCCCTTGCCCGGCAACTGGTCGGGCGCGTCGAGGACGCCGTGTCGGCCCAGCCCGCGGTGGTGGCATTGCTGGGGACCGAATTGCAGGCGCTGGACCTGCTCGCGCAATTGTTGGCGTCGTCGGAGAAACGGGCGGCGGGCTCCACCGTGCCGACGTTCCGCAGGCTGCAGCAGGCGGCGGCGACCTTTCTGCGCCAGCCACCGCTCAGCGGCGGCTAA